AGAAGAACTCCAGCAGCTTTCGATAGCTCAGCTTGGCCGGGTCGAAGATGATTTCGATCCCCTCCGCGTGGCTGCCGTGATTTCGATAGGTGGCATTGGGGACATCCCCACCGGTATAGCCCACGCGGGACGAGAGGACACCGGGATAACGACGCAGCAGGTCCTGCATGCCCCAGAAGCATCCGCCGGCAAGAATTGCAGTTTCCTGACTCATGTTATTTTTGCTCCTTCTTGAATAGCTTCAGGTAGTCGCCGTAGCCTTCGCTCTCAAGCTTATCGACAGGGATAAAACGCAGCGAGGCTGAGTTGATGCAATAGCGAAGCCCGCCTTGGTCGACAGGACCGTCGTCAAAGACGTGGCCGAGGTGACTGTCCGCATGTGTAGAACGCACCTCGGTGCGAACCATGCCATGGGTGCGGTCGGTGAGCTCCTCGACGTGGTCACTCTCCAACGGTTTGGTAAAGCTCGGCCACCCGCAGTGGCTGTCAAATTTGTCGAGCGAGGAGAAGAGCGGCTCGCCGGAGACGATGTCGACATAAATTCCAGGCTCGTGATGATCCCAGAATTCGTTTTGAAACGGCCGCTCGGTTCCGCTTTCCTGGGTCACGTGGAACTGCTGAGGCGTCAGACGTGCAACGGCTTCGGGGTCTTTCGTGTAATTTGCCATTGTTTCGGTTTACCTGTCCTTCTCCACATTTGATTGAGGAATCTGCGAGTTGGTTACAAGTGACGACTTTAA
This genomic window from Terriglobus albidus contains:
- the msrB gene encoding peptide-methionine (R)-S-oxide reductase MsrB; translation: MANYTKDPEAVARLTPQQFHVTQESGTERPFQNEFWDHHEPGIYVDIVSGEPLFSSLDKFDSHCGWPSFTKPLESDHVEELTDRTHGMVRTEVRSTHADSHLGHVFDDGPVDQGGLRYCINSASLRFIPVDKLESEGYGDYLKLFKKEQK